From a region of the Candidatus Eremiobacterota bacterium genome:
- a CDS encoding NlpC/P60 family protein has protein sequence MTFNPIYGGFGISFGMDMGPIHSRMANREMMLQANAFMPVQCPTPPQMLGLTGFYNNCLGSIEQLRYGFPMPPSFGFLSQAGMDPMMMNMLQMQQQNQYSMMMFMMMYQQMQMQQMLLMMLLMQQGSQFGPDTIGSLLGGNGQGSGCWTGGAGDTGGIKNLPWNSQTGNRLADYAAQWDGKNFKPGQTKRCADFVSTMIEQSGVAPKGFNHQVSCEQLQKYGQHVNKDELKPGDVVYFKNTYTTGNYTHVGIYIGNGKFVHRPTANAPCKVDNLNSSYYQQHYSGARRLQ, from the coding sequence ATGACCTTCAATCCGATTTACGGTGGCTTCGGCATATCATTCGGCATGGACATGGGTCCCATCCATTCCCGCATGGCCAACCGGGAAATGATGCTCCAGGCCAATGCCTTCATGCCCGTGCAGTGCCCCACGCCGCCGCAGATGCTGGGGCTTACGGGGTTTTACAACAACTGCCTGGGCTCCATCGAGCAGCTCCGCTACGGCTTTCCCATGCCGCCTTCTTTCGGCTTCCTGTCCCAGGCGGGGATGGACCCCATGATGATGAATATGCTCCAGATGCAGCAGCAGAACCAGTATTCAATGATGATGTTCATGATGATGTACCAGCAGATGCAGATGCAGCAGATGCTCCTGATGATGCTTCTCATGCAGCAGGGGAGCCAGTTCGGGCCTGACACCATCGGCAGTCTGCTCGGCGGAAACGGCCAGGGCTCCGGGTGCTGGACCGGCGGCGCCGGCGATACCGGCGGCATCAAGAACCTCCCCTGGAACAGCCAGACAGGCAACAGGCTTGCAGATTACGCCGCCCAGTGGGACGGCAAAAATTTCAAGCCTGGGCAGACCAAGCGCTGCGCTGATTTCGTGAGCACCATGATCGAGCAGTCAGGCGTGGCGCCCAAGGGCTTCAACCACCAGGTGAGCTGTGAGCAACTGCAGAAATACGGCCAGCACGTCAACAAGGATGAGCTCAAGCCAGGCGACGTCGTCTATTTCAAGAACACGTATACCACGGGCAACTACACCCACGTGGGAATCTATATCGGCAACGGCAAGTTCGTGCACCGCCCCACGGCCAATGCGCCATGCAAGGTGGACAACCTGA